The DNA sequence AGTTCCCGTTCGCGCGCTTCGCAGATGCAGCGATAGGCCGCGGCCTCCACCGCGAGGTCCTCACCGCCCGGAGCAGCGATGAGCCTGTGCACAGCAGCGGCAACACCGAACGCGCCCTCACCCAGGCGCGTCCGAGCCACCTCGCTTACGAGTGGATGCAAGGACACGGTGACGTCGGCTCCCGCTCCGTGGACCTCCACCAGCCCGTGCGCACGAAGACTGTTGACCGCCCGCTCCAATACCCAAGGCGTCAGCTCCTGGGGACCGGCATCGACGACGCTGCCCCTCAAAACCTCACGCGGTAGGTGCTCCCAGGCGACGTGCAGGCCATCCACGCTGAGAAACGACAATACCTGCAGCAATGGGCGCGCTTGCGGAACCTCGTCGTCGAGTAGAGACAGCGAGAACTCCCAGACGCGACTCAGAAGCCCGCGTTCGGCCTCGCCGGCGTCACCCTGGACGGCAAGTACCGGCTCCGCCAACGCGTCGAGATCGTCCAGTGAACGGTTCAACAGCTCCAGAGCAGCCTCATAACGCGCGTTCCCGGTCCGGTAGGCACCCACAACACTGCCGAGCAGCCGCAATGCCAGCGGGATCCCCCCGACCCTTCGCGCGACCTCCCCCGCCGCAGCCGGAAGACGAAATGGACCGGCATCGGGACCGGCCGCGTGATCGTTGAAAACGGCGATGCTGTCCTCGTACCCGAGCGGCACAACGCGCAGGAGGTGGGCGGGCCGCCACAGTTCGGGCCGGTCGATGCGCGTGGTGACCAGGGTCAACCCGGCGCGGCTGCCGCGGATCCAGGCGTCTTCGTCGCCGGGGCGCCGGCCGTCGCAGAACTCCACCGGCCGGTCCACGTTGTCGAACACGATCAGCCAGCGCTGCGAGCTGCCGTGCAGGTGCCGCCACACCCACCGCCGTGCCGCGACCGGAGTGGCCTTCATCTGCTCTGCCTCGGCTTGGGAAGCTCCGAGTTCGATCGCCACGCGCAGCATGGCGTCCAGGACCGACTCCGGCCGGAGCCAGAACACTGCAAGACCGTCCTCGGACGCCCGCTGCGCCACCGCAACCCGCGGTAGCGACCCGCACCCCGCAGTCGGCCTGGGAGCCGCCATAAGCATCTCGTTCTCGGAGGTGCTGTGGTTCACCCTCGGCTTGAGCATCCTCGGACTGGCCCACAACCTCCCCCGCGGCCGCCGCAGGCGGCCGATGAGCTGGCCCCCTCGTCACCGCCGTTTCCGCGGTCGGCGCTGTGGCACCGGTCTATTCCGGAGTCGGCGGGGCTGTTCAGCGCCGTTCGAAGTCGGTGACCCGCCGCGTGCCGTTGGGGCGCGGGTGCCCGGGTTGCCACCTACCGCTGCCCTCGGAGCCGGGCGAGATCGCCCGGCCCCGACTCCGTCTACTGCGCCCGAGGCACCGCCTCCACACGCACGTCAGGTGACGGGCGGTGCATTCGTCCATCGAGCCGCAAGCGATCGAAGACCTCCAGCGAGAAGGCACCGTGCGTCGGATAGCGGCCGCTCCGCAGTCGCATGCCTCGGACTCACTTGAGATTTATGTCACATAAGCGGCCTTTACTGCCGCTGAACAGGGGTTTTACCGGGGCAAGCGACGGAGGCAAACGGCTAGTCCCATTTACCTCAGAACGTCGCACTCATACCGGTTCAGGGCATCTCGCTCATCTCGCCCTGGAGCCGCCCACACGAACAGCTCCCGCCGTTGTCAACCCTGTGGCCTGCGACGGAGCACGGTCACGCCGCGGCAAAGAAGGTCACGTCTCGGTTACATTGGCTGGCGGCGCCGACTTGGGCAGCACAAAACCCCAGGTCGACGCCGCCAGCGGACGCGGTCGGCAACGGAGCCGCACCGTCGACGCGAAGGGGGCACTCCCACTACGCCCGTCCCGGCGCCAGCCGGCGCCGGAATCGGCCGGATGTGTGCCGTAGTGAGCGGAACGGGAGTGTGAGCGGTGCCGGTCATCCCACCGGCTTCCGACCACACCACTGATACCCATCGCTCCCGTTCGGCCGGTGCCCCCGCTACCGCAACGATGCGCCTAGGCACTGCTCCGGATAAACCACTGCCCGGTTTCCCGGAGCACAGCGCGAACCCGTGCCGACTGCGCCCTCACTTCTGACTTACGAGGAGCACATACCCATGCGAAAGATGTACAAAACCCTCATCGCAGCAGCAGCGATCCCCCTTACCGCTGTGATCACGACCATCGGCGCCTCCCCCGCCGCAGCCGGCCAGTACTCGGTGAACCCGTGTGTGGAGGGCGGCCCCACGAAGAAGGACAACAAGCTCGCCGAGGAGTTCAACAAAACGTTGGAGGACGACCTGGCGGGACATATGGACGGCTACCGCGTTACCTGCGCCAAGGCCGTGATCGATGCCGTGCAGGAGCGCGACCTGGGCAAGCACGCCGCCGAAATCGCCATCACGACGAGCATCGTCGAGACCCACCTGCAGAACATCAACATCGAGGTGGACCACGACAGCCTCGGCCTGTTCCAGCAGCGCGCCCACTGGGGCTCGGCGGGCGACCGACTCGACCCCGAGTGGGCCACCGACGCCTTCCTCGACGAGATGTTGCGCATGTACCACGGAGACAGCTGGAAGGACGGCCTGATGGGCGACGTCAGCCAGGCCGTGCAGCGTTCGGCCTACCCCGACCGGTACCAGCCCATGACCGACGACGCCGAGACCATCGTCGACAAGCTCTGGTAAAGCGCTGCTTGCACCGCCGTGCGGCACAAGGGACGCACTGACGGGTCTCTCTGCGGCCCCCGCATGCGTCAGAACAGTGCATCCCCTCGGGCGAAGAGGGCGCCGTCCACCTGGTCGGCGCCTGGCGGCCCCGAGTCCGTCGCCGTGTTCGGCAGGAACGGGCTCGGGGTCCCGTGCCAGGTGATCCCGAGCGTGTCGCGGGCGCGGGTGGCGGCGACGAACAGCAGGGAGCGGGACCGCTGGACTTCCCTCTCGTGGCGGGTGGGATCTTCGCGAAACTGGTCGATGTGGCGGCCGGGCACGAGGCCCCGGGTGACTCCGGCGATGGCCATCCGCCGGTATTCCAGGCCCTTGAACCGGTGCAGCGTACCCACGTGGACGGCGTCGTCCAGGCGGGGCCCCTCCGGGCCGATGCCCGCCGCGCGGACGCCTTCCCGAGCTAGTCGCCGCTCGACCTCGCTGACCATGTCGCGGGTGGGGACGGCGACACCGATGGAGGTCTGCTCCTGCTCCGCACCGTCCTCCCCCTCGGCTTCCGCGGCGGCCGCGGCCCGCTCGCGGTCCTCCTGTTCCCAGGCCGCCACCGTCTCCGCGAGGGCGTCCAACTCCGCCTGCCAGGTGTCGAACCCGCGGATCTCGGGCCGCGGCCCCTTCAGCACGGAGCGGTAGCCGGCCAGGGTCTCGGTGCTGTCGTCGAGGTTGTCCCAGCTCTCCTCCCCCAGCAGCCCGAGCGCCGAGCCGAGGATCTGCCGGGTGGTGCGATAGCTGAGGGTGAGTCGCGCCGAGCGGCCGCGGATGTTGATGCCGAGGCTGCTCAGCGACGCGTAATTGTCGTAGATGCGCTGATGGGTATCGCCGACAAGGAACAAGTCGTTGTCGCCCTCGCGCACCAGTGCCCGCAGCAGCTTCCAGTGGGCGGGGCTGAGATCCTGCGCCTCGTCGACGACGACGTGCCGGTAGGGGTAACGGAGGTTCGCCCACGACTGCTCCAGGTGCTGAAGCATCTGGGCGCCCTCGCGATCCTGCCGCTCCTCGAACGTCGCGATCTTCATCGCCTGCTCGGACTGGATGCGCGCCGCCAGCTCGGCGACCTGGCGGTGGGTCCACAGCCCTTTCTCATCCAGGCGCATGGTGAAGCGCTCCACGAGCTGCCAGATCTCCGCCCGTTGCGCGCGGCTGATCCGCTTGCCGCGGCCCGCTCGCCGGGCACGGAAGTAATCCGCTCGCGAGTTGACGGCCTGGCCGAGAATGACCTGGTTCCACTCCGCGTGCAGGAACTCCGCGTCCCACTGCGTCTCGCCGAGCTCGGTGAGCAGGTCGGACCACTCGCGCAGGGCCTTCTGGTCGTCGATCCAGCGGCGGCGCCCGGTGCGGCCGGTCTCGGCGACGATCTGCGTGGCGAGCTTGTCGATGTTGACGATCTCCACCCGGTCGACGACCGCCTGCCCGCCCAGCTCCAGCAGCCGTTTGCGCAGATCGGCGGCGAGGTTCTTGTTGAACGTCGTGAACAGGATCTCCTTGCTGCGGCCCGGCGGGAGGCGTGCCGCGAGGTGCGCGACCCTGTGCAGGGCGACGATGGTCTTGCCCGTACCCGGGCCGCCGCTGACGCGGGCGGGTCCGCGGTACTCGCGCCGGACGAGCTTGTGTTGAGCCGGGTGCAGGAAGACCTTCCACCGGCTGAAGCGGTCCTCGATGGCCGCCTGGATGTCTGTGTCCTCGCTGGTGGCACGGGTCGCCGGACGTGCCAGGGCCGCCGAGTAGTCGGAGGTGTCGACCGTCTCGGAGGTGGCCACCGGCCGCGTGATCTCCTCGAGGACCTCGTCGAAGCCCATCCCGTCAGCGAGCCGGAGCAGGACGTCCTCGGTGAGCGAGGGGGCGTACTCGACCAGGCCGTACAGCTCCTCGTCGGTGGTCACCTTGAGCGCGAGCGGCAGCAGTGCCTCGGCGACGCCCAGCTCGCGCAGCTGATCGCGGGTGTAATCGGCGAAAAGGGGACGCGGCGCTTCGGCGGGCACGTCGGGCGCAGCGGGCTCAGCCGGCACGTCCTGCCCGGCCTGCTCGGCCGGGTCGGTGTGCCCCTGTCCGGTGCCGGGCTCGGCGGAGGCCGTAGCCGACTCCACGACCTCCATGTCGATGAACTCGATGCCGCCGGTGACCTGGTTGATCTGATGCTTGAACCGTTCGAGGTTGTCGTAGACCTCTCCGCGGGGGCGCACCGCCACCAGGACGTAGTCGCTTTCCCCCGCGTGCAGCAGCAGCGCCCGGTAGTCCTTGTTCACCCGCGCCGAATACAGGCGCCCGCCCTGCACCCCTTCGAGGATCTTGAGGTTCAAGCCCGGGTTCTCCGGGTTGTCGCGGAACTTGTACTGGAACTCGTAGACGGCCCCCTTCACCGACCGCGGGAGCTTCCGGATCTGCTTGTCGGCTTTGTCCAGCAGCCTCAGTGTGGCCCTGCCCTGCACGTTCATCCTTCCGTCCCGCTGATGCGATGCGCCAGCTCGGCGGCATCCCAGTGCTGTGCGTCCCGCGCGTCCCATTTCGCTTCGGCGTATGCGGCATCGCGCTTGGCCTTCTCCGCGTCGCCGTCGCCCACGGCGCCGTGTCCGACACCGTTCAGCACGACTGCGATCCGTGCCCCGGGCCAGGCGAGCTCGGCGGGCCACAGGCCCTTGCCGAGCTCGTAGCCGACTTCGGGAGCGGGGGCGCCGCGGGCGTAGAGGGCGCGGGCGAGCGAGGCCAGCCCCGGTTCGTCCGGGTCGAGCAGCGCGATGGCCTCTTCCCAGAAGGGATCGGTCTGCTCCTGGGGCACGTCGTGCACCTGTTCCGCCGACGCGTCCGGATACCCGGCCGACACAGCCGACACAGCCGTCCCATCTTCGCCGACGGCCTGCCCGCCGGCCTCGGCGGGAGCCTCAGCCGACTCCGATGCGAGCAGTGCCGCCGCGTCGACCGGGACGGTAGCGGACATGTCGGTGACGACTTCGGCCGTCTCCGGGTCGGTGACGGGCGTCTGGGCGAGGCTGCGGCTGATTCCCTCGCCTCCCGCGACCGCGAGGACCGCCGGGTCGAAGGAGTCGAGGTCGCTGAGGGCCAGTTGCGCCCCGTCGCCGTTCTCCGCCGAGAGGAACTGCACGAGGTTGCCCCAGTACAGCCACGACGCCCAGCGCCGCTTGTGCGCGTCGGCGTCCGCTCGGACCGTGTCGTCCCGGTCGTCGACGACGACGAATGCACTGACCCCGCGTGTTTCGCCGTCCACCACCACGCTCACCGCAAGACCCGACAGGTCCGTGCCGCGGATCAGCGGCAGCTCGCCCGCGCGCACCTTGGCGGACGCCGGCAGCTCCTCGCCGCGCAGTACCCCGGGCAGCACTTCGGGAAGCCGCTCGCGCCGGAGTGGGACCCTGGTGGCGCCGGGGGTGCGGAGCATGCCCGAGGCAGCGGCTTCGGCCCGGGAGCGCCAGCGTTCGTGGTCGGGGTCTGCGAGGAACGCGAGGAGAGTCTCGATCGGGCTCGTCCACACGGTTGCGGCAAGCTCGTCGGCGGTTCCCCCCTGCTGCTGGTAGAACCGGCGCGCCGCCATCTGCGCCTCGTGGCCGTAGGGTTTCCAAGGCGGCGTGTGCGGCTCCTCCCCGGTCTCCCAGTAGGCGACGTCTTCCCAGGTGAGCTGGAATACCGTGATCCCGGCGGCGCGGAGCCGGGCCCGCTTGGCCGCGTCGTCGGCGAGGCGGTTGACGTCGGCCGCGGCGTGGTAGGCGTAGCCGTCCAGGTAGACGGCGACGCGCTGGGTACCGGAGTCGCGCCGCTGGAAGACGACGTCGGGTCGCGTCTGCTTGATGGTGTTCTGCAGGATGACGCGCCAGCTGACCACCGTATTGTCCGGACCGGTCAGCCGCACGTCGGCGGTGCGGCGGTCGTTGACGCGACCGCCGTAGCTGAACGACCGCTCCGCTCCGGGCTCGCTCGCCCAGGTGCGCAGAGCGGCGAGGAACCGCGCCTCCAGCTCGCTCTCGACCTGGTCCCACAACGAGATCTCGTCGGTGGCGGCGACGCTTTCGGTCTCCCATCCGTCGAGGAGCTCGTGCAGCATGTCGACGGCCAGCGCCCGGTCGGCGTAGGGGAAGTCGGGATCGGCGACGTGGGGCAGCAGGCAGCGGTGGCAGGCCGCGGTGTTCTCCTGGTCCTTGCAGTCGCAGCCCTCCACGGCTTCGAGCGCGTGGCCGAGGATCTCGCGGACCCCCTCCTGGCCGGAGCGCGGGTTGAGGTAGCCGCTTCCTCCCGGAAGGGTGTCGTGCACGACCAGAAACCGGCGCACCATGCCCGTCTGCGGATCGGGCATGGTGGCGGTCGTCGTCCGGATGTGGTCGAGCCTGCCTCCGTAGAGCCGGGCGAGCCCGGCCATGACGGCGGCCTGAAAAGTGACGGTACGCTCGCGCACCTGCACGGTGGCGACCGGGACGAGGATGCGCAGCGCCTCGGTCTGCAGGGTGTGCGCCAGGATCAGCGGCAGGTGCTCGACGTCGTCGCCGCGCCGGTGGCGGCACCACGGCCGGTGGTGGCTGGGAGAAGCGTCGTAGCCGCTGGTCGTGAGCGCCGTGCGGTTGCGTTCGGGCGCATCCGGCGTGGCCCCGCCGCACTCGGTGCACACGTGGAAGGGGTGGTGGCGGACCTGCTCGCCGGCGAACTCGGTGTCGGCCTGGCGGTCCATCCGCAGCGCTCCGAGGTTGAACCGGCGGATGACGGCGCGGCGGGTGAAGTCCACCCCGAAGGCGCGATTGCGGTGGCGCCAGGCCCCCGGGGCGATGTCCTCGCGGGCGATGTCCACGGCGGTGACGACCTCGTAGTACCGGCGCTGCCGCTCGTCGTGGTCGTCCCGGATGAGGGCGTCGTCGCGACGGTCGCGCGCCTCGGCCCGCTGCGGCTCCAGCACGTTGTGCAGTGCGCTGCTATCGCCGATGCGGGTGCCTTTGCATCGGGGGCACGGGCTGGTGTCCTCCGCCGCGGTGGTGGTGCGGGTGTAGCCGCACTGGGGGCAGACGCGCCACCGGGTCCAGATGCTGCGGTTGCCGGTGCCGATGTCGAGGCCGTCGACGGTGTGCCGGTAGCCGCGGGCGTAGAAGTGGTTGCCCGGGGCGAACTCGGTGAGCGCGGTCAGGGCCGAGCGCTCGTATTCGCGGACCTCGCTGTGGTACTGGGTGTCGCCCTCCGCGCCGGGCGCCGACCACGTGATCGTGGCCTCCAGTGCGGTGGCGGAGTCGATCAGCGAGTAGTTGGGCAGCAGGCCCAGTTCGACGAGGGCCGCGTGGGCGTTGGTGCGGCCGATCTCGCCGATGCGGCGGGCGATCGCGCCGCGCTCGGCGTTGAGCTGCCACTTGCGGGTGCGCTGCTCGGGATCCGAGTCGAGGAGGGCGGCTGCCGCGTTGTCGATCAGCTCCAGCCGGTGGCGGAGGTCGGCCAGCCGGTCCTGCCAGCGGGCGTGAGCGGCGGCGACGGCGTCCTTCAGCCCCAAGGCGGCGTACTCGCGCAGTTGAGCGGCCGCCTCGGGACTGACGGAATCGCCGGCCCCGGAGAACAGCGCGAGGAAGTCCTCGGCGAGCCGCGGCCCGTCGGCCAGGGCCGCCTCCACGAAAGATCGCAGCCAGCCGGTCTCGCCGAACAGGGCGGAGGCGCGCCGCGGAAGCGGCAGGACGCCGGGCATCGCTCCGCGGGCCGCCAGGTCGACCAGATGCGCCGCGTACTGGCGGCGAAGGATCTCCACGGCCGAGGGGTAGCTGCCGGGCGGCTGGATCGGACCGGCGATCATGTCGGCGGGGGCGGCCAGGTAGTGGCGTTCGCGGGCGCGGCGTCCGGCGAGGGTGAGCAGCAGCGAGTTGCCGGTGCGCCGCCCGGCGCGCCCGACCCGCTGCACGTAGTTCGCGGGGTTCGCCGGGACCGAGCCCAGGATGACGGCGGAAAGGTCGCCGATGTCGATACCCAGTTCGAGGGTGGGCGTGCAGGAGAGGACGTTGGGGTCGCTGTAGCGGGCCTGCTGCGCGAACGCCGTTTCGACGCGCTCGCGCTGCGCGCGGGTCAGCAGGCCCGTGTGCTCGGCGGTGGCGACGCGGAACGGCTCGGCGGAGAGGTAGAGCTGGCGGTAGTAGTCGTCGGTGAAGCGGCGGTCCTCGTCGGGGCCGAGCCTGCCGGGGCAGCGGTAGCGCGGGCAGGCCGCGCCCACCCAGTCGGCGAGCAGGTCGTGGTGGACAGTCTGGCGCCAGTTGCACGCGGGGCACAGGACCCCGGCGCGGTGGACGGTCTCGGCGTCGAGGCGGCGCACCAGGATGCGGCCCGGGCGCAGACCGTAGACGCGGGTGGAGGAGTCGGCGGCGGTGTAGCGGGTGAGCGCCCCTTCGTCGCAGAGGCACTCGAGTAGAGCGGCGAGGTAGCGGGCGGCCGTGGTGTCGTCGACTCCCAGGCTGCGCATCGTCCAGTCCTGGTACCAGGTGCGCCTCCCGGCGACCGTGTCGAACTCGCTTTTGTTGCGGGGTTCGGTCAGGACGAAGCGCGGAGCCGGCAGCCCTTCGGGAAAGGCCGGCATCCCGTCCGGACGTTTTCCCCAGATAGTGCCGTAGCGGCGGGTTCCGGCCTTCTCCACCCAGGCGTCGAGCCAGTGGTGGCTGATACCGCCGCGGGTGCGTACACGTTCCAGCAGGCCGCGCAGGAAGCCGCGGAACACGTCGGGGCCGGGCAGGGCGCCGAGCCGGTTGGCGTGGTGCAGTAGCAGGTCGCGGGCCAGACTTGCGAGCCGGTCCGCGTCGCCGATGTCGACTTCGGCGGCGGCGGTGCGGGTCAGCTCCAGAGTGCGCCCCTGGCGGGACCGCAGTCCGAACTCCATGACGGCCGAGAAGGCGAGTCGTTCGCCGATGGTCTGCCACACCCGGTCGTCGCCCTCCCACTCACCGGCGAGGACGGTGTCGATGCCGTCGTGCTCGTGCAGGTCGGGCGGGACGACGCAGGGCAGGTACTTCGGATCGCCGGCGGTGGTGACGGTGTCGGCGATCAGGTCGTTGAGGGCAGCGGGGCTGCCGTCGGCGGGCAACTGTGCGGCCAGCAGCACGCGCAGGGAGAACGTGTAGGACCGGTTGGACACGAATCCGGCCCGATGGGCGGCGTCCTGCACGGCGTCGTTGAAGATCAGGGTCTTGGGCTGCTCGCCGCCGTGGGCGAGCTGGCCGCCGGTGAACAGCTCGGTGACGGCGACGGAGGCCAGGGCGGCCAGGCCGGCGCCGAGGAACCGGGTGCCCTGGTCCGCGTCGCACGCCGGGCAGCGGTCCTTCTCGGCGGCGCGGAAGGACTCCTGGCTGTGGACCAGGTCGGCGAGCACGAGCACACCGTCGAGCTCTCCGTGGACGGCGGCGTCCACGTCGGTGTCGGTCACCGGCCGCACGTGGGCGCCGGAGGATTCGAGGACCTGCACGCCCCGCCCGTTCGCGCGGTTCTTGGCTTCGGCCGCGGTGGCGTGGATGAGGGGGCGCACGGCCTTCTTACCGGAGATCGCGGCACGGTAGATGTGGTCGGGGTCGGTGTCGAGGTCGGCGGGATTGCGCTCGGGCGAGATCGCCGCCCACCCGGAGCGGCCGCAGTGGCGGCAGTAGGCGGCAGGTAGCCGCCCGCGGCCGATCACTGATGCGGTGGTCTCGCCGTCGAGTGCCGGGGGAGCTTCGCCGTGCCAGCTGAACGCGGGCCTCGTCTGGGAGATGTCGCGCAGCAGCCGGCTGACCGACCGCACCCACAGGTGTGTCTCGATGTGCACGAAGGGGCGGTCGGGGTGGTCCGGATCCCTCGCGGTGGACAGCAGCGCCACGTAGCGCGAAAGCGCCTCGGCCGCCTGCGCCCGGCCCGTGCGCAGCGCGGCGCCCCACTGGTAGGCGCCTTCGCGGGGAAGGCGCTCCAACAGGGCGTCGAGGGTGGCCACGCCCCCTCCGAGGGTCTTCAGCAGCGCCTCGGTGAGGATGTGGGTGCGCAGGACGGCGCCCAGTTTCGCAGGATCGGTCTCGTCCTCGTCGGTGAACACGAGCCTGATCCGGCGCATCGCGTCGTCGTCGTGGTGGGGGTCGGGGATGTTGGCGACGGCGAGCGGACTCGGGATGGGCAACCGGTACTCGATGGTGTCCATGAACTCTTCGACACCGAGGCGGTCCTCAGTCACCACGGAGCCGGGGGCGAATTCGGTGCCGAAGACGGTGGCTGCGACGCGGCGCACGGCTGCGGCCCCGTCTTCCCCGGCATCGTCGCGGGGATCGTTGGCGCCGAGGGTGGCGCTGGTGGCGACCGGGCAGATCCCGCCGAGCGGCCTGCCGGGCTCGCTGTTGCCGGTGGCTGCGGCCAGGCGGCGCAGCAGCATCGCCACGTCGGTGCCCTGCGCGCCGTCGTAGGTGTGGAACTCGTCGACCACGATGTAGGCCGGTCGGCAGCCGTCCCAGAGTGGCACATCGGCATCGCGCTGGAGCAGCAGGTCGAGCATCTTGTAGTTGGTGATGAGGATGTCGGGCGGATTGCGCCGGATCTCACCCCGCTGGGTCATGACGCGGTCGTAGCCGCCCTCGGGGGTGTCGCCGATGTAGAGGCCGGCGGTGACCCGCTCCAGGCCGGGCTGGGACAGGTAGCCGTTGAGCCGCTTCGCCTGGTCGGTGGCCAGCGCGTTCATGGGGTATAGCACGACCGCTTTCACTCCGGCGTGGCCGCGGGCCCGCTCGCGGCGGCAGTGGTCGAGCACCGGGAGCAGGAACGACTCGGTCTTGCCGGATCCGGTGCCC is a window from the Streptomonospora litoralis genome containing:
- a CDS encoding DUF4179 domain-containing protein encodes the protein MRKMYKTLIAAAAIPLTAVITTIGASPAAAGQYSVNPCVEGGPTKKDNKLAEEFNKTLEDDLAGHMDGYRVTCAKAVIDAVQERDLGKHAAEIAITTSIVETHLQNINIEVDHDSLGLFQQRAHWGSAGDRLDPEWATDAFLDEMLRMYHGDSWKDGLMGDVSQAVQRSAYPDRYQPMTDDAETIVDKLW
- a CDS encoding DEAD/DEAH box helicase — protein: MQPTLAAAEVRRNLTQYLSTTFALADEPVRESLESFLNDPQQGIFRGPYLRIRTPFRHAGDDWRRHLEWAPAGFAPYLHQAAAFERLSTRNGPAEPTLITTGTGSGKTESFLLPVLDHCRRERARGHAGVKAVVLYPMNALATDQAKRLNGYLSQPGLERVTAGLYIGDTPEGGYDRVMTQRGEIRRNPPDILITNYKMLDLLLQRDADVPLWDGCRPAYIVVDEFHTYDGAQGTDVAMLLRRLAAATGNSEPGRPLGGICPVATSATLGANDPRDDAGEDGAAAVRRVAATVFGTEFAPGSVVTEDRLGVEEFMDTIEYRLPIPSPLAVANIPDPHHDDDAMRRIRLVFTDEDETDPAKLGAVLRTHILTEALLKTLGGGVATLDALLERLPREGAYQWGAALRTGRAQAAEALSRYVALLSTARDPDHPDRPFVHIETHLWVRSVSRLLRDISQTRPAFSWHGEAPPALDGETTASVIGRGRLPAAYCRHCGRSGWAAISPERNPADLDTDPDHIYRAAISGKKAVRPLIHATAAEAKNRANGRGVQVLESSGAHVRPVTDTDVDAAVHGELDGVLVLADLVHSQESFRAAEKDRCPACDADQGTRFLGAGLAALASVAVTELFTGGQLAHGGEQPKTLIFNDAVQDAAHRAGFVSNRSYTFSLRVLLAAQLPADGSPAALNDLIADTVTTAGDPKYLPCVVPPDLHEHDGIDTVLAGEWEGDDRVWQTIGERLAFSAVMEFGLRSRQGRTLELTRTAAAEVDIGDADRLASLARDLLLHHANRLGALPGPDVFRGFLRGLLERVRTRGGISHHWLDAWVEKAGTRRYGTIWGKRPDGMPAFPEGLPAPRFVLTEPRNKSEFDTVAGRRTWYQDWTMRSLGVDDTTAARYLAALLECLCDEGALTRYTAADSSTRVYGLRPGRILVRRLDAETVHRAGVLCPACNWRQTVHHDLLADWVGAACPRYRCPGRLGPDEDRRFTDDYYRQLYLSAEPFRVATAEHTGLLTRAQRERVETAFAQQARYSDPNVLSCTPTLELGIDIGDLSAVILGSVPANPANYVQRVGRAGRRTGNSLLLTLAGRRARERHYLAAPADMIAGPIQPPGSYPSAVEILRRQYAAHLVDLAARGAMPGVLPLPRRASALFGETGWLRSFVEAALADGPRLAEDFLALFSGAGDSVSPEAAAQLREYAALGLKDAVAAAHARWQDRLADLRHRLELIDNAAAALLDSDPEQRTRKWQLNAERGAIARRIGEIGRTNAHAALVELGLLPNYSLIDSATALEATITWSAPGAEGDTQYHSEVREYERSALTALTEFAPGNHFYARGYRHTVDGLDIGTGNRSIWTRWRVCPQCGYTRTTTAAEDTSPCPRCKGTRIGDSSALHNVLEPQRAEARDRRDDALIRDDHDERQRRYYEVVTAVDIAREDIAPGAWRHRNRAFGVDFTRRAVIRRFNLGALRMDRQADTEFAGEQVRHHPFHVCTECGGATPDAPERNRTALTTSGYDASPSHHRPWCRHRRGDDVEHLPLILAHTLQTEALRILVPVATVQVRERTVTFQAAVMAGLARLYGGRLDHIRTTTATMPDPQTGMVRRFLVVHDTLPGGSGYLNPRSGQEGVREILGHALEAVEGCDCKDQENTAACHRCLLPHVADPDFPYADRALAVDMLHELLDGWETESVAATDEISLWDQVESELEARFLAALRTWASEPGAERSFSYGGRVNDRRTADVRLTGPDNTVVSWRVILQNTIKQTRPDVVFQRRDSGTQRVAVYLDGYAYHAAADVNRLADDAAKRARLRAAGITVFQLTWEDVAYWETGEEPHTPPWKPYGHEAQMAARRFYQQQGGTADELAATVWTSPIETLLAFLADPDHERWRSRAEAAASGMLRTPGATRVPLRRERLPEVLPGVLRGEELPASAKVRAGELPLIRGTDLSGLAVSVVVDGETRGVSAFVVVDDRDDTVRADADAHKRRWASWLYWGNLVQFLSAENGDGAQLALSDLDSFDPAVLAVAGGEGISRSLAQTPVTDPETAEVVTDMSATVPVDAAALLASESAEAPAEAGGQAVGEDGTAVSAVSAGYPDASAEQVHDVPQEQTDPFWEEAIALLDPDEPGLASLARALYARGAPAPEVGYELGKGLWPAELAWPGARIAVVLNGVGHGAVGDGDAEKAKRDAAYAEAKWDARDAQHWDAAELAHRISGTEG
- a CDS encoding UvrD-helicase domain-containing protein, coding for MNVQGRATLRLLDKADKQIRKLPRSVKGAVYEFQYKFRDNPENPGLNLKILEGVQGGRLYSARVNKDYRALLLHAGESDYVLVAVRPRGEVYDNLERFKHQINQVTGGIEFIDMEVVESATASAEPGTGQGHTDPAEQAGQDVPAEPAAPDVPAEAPRPLFADYTRDQLRELGVAEALLPLALKVTTDEELYGLVEYAPSLTEDVLLRLADGMGFDEVLEEITRPVATSETVDTSDYSAALARPATRATSEDTDIQAAIEDRFSRWKVFLHPAQHKLVRREYRGPARVSGGPGTGKTIVALHRVAHLAARLPPGRSKEILFTTFNKNLAADLRKRLLELGGQAVVDRVEIVNIDKLATQIVAETGRTGRRRWIDDQKALREWSDLLTELGETQWDAEFLHAEWNQVILGQAVNSRADYFRARRAGRGKRISRAQRAEIWQLVERFTMRLDEKGLWTHRQVAELAARIQSEQAMKIATFEERQDREGAQMLQHLEQSWANLRYPYRHVVVDEAQDLSPAHWKLLRALVREGDNDLFLVGDTHQRIYDNYASLSSLGINIRGRSARLTLSYRTTRQILGSALGLLGEESWDNLDDSTETLAGYRSVLKGPRPEIRGFDTWQAELDALAETVAAWEQEDRERAAAAAEAEGEDGAEQEQTSIGVAVPTRDMVSEVERRLAREGVRAAGIGPEGPRLDDAVHVGTLHRFKGLEYRRMAIAGVTRGLVPGRHIDQFREDPTRHEREVQRSRSLLFVAATRARDTLGITWHGTPSPFLPNTATDSGPPGADQVDGALFARGDALF
- a CDS encoding tetratricopeptide repeat protein; amino-acid sequence: MFWLRPESVLDAMLRVAIELGASQAEAEQMKATPVAARRWVWRHLHGSSQRWLIVFDNVDRPVEFCDGRRPGDEDAWIRGSRAGLTLVTTRIDRPELWRPAHLLRVVPLGYEDSIAVFNDHAAGPDAGPFRLPAAAGEVARRVGGIPLALRLLGSVVGAYRTGNARYEAALELLNRSLDDLDALAEPVLAVQGDAGEAERGLLSRVWEFSLSLLDDEVPQARPLLQVLSFLSVDGLHVAWEHLPREVLRGSVVDAGPQELTPWVLERAVNSLRAHGLVEVHGAGADVTVSLHPLVSEVARTRLGEGAFGVAAAVHRLIAAPGGEDLAVEAAAYRCICEARERELGAQHVLTLAARFGLAYAVLERGATDEAEELFNAVLRDWQETYGAEASGVLLTRHELGRIAVRRDDWGAAEREFRRVSELEEAGVRGWHPWTGRHGLALVAFQQGDFAAAEAEFREVVRLREQACGPRDVGTMLSRHELGRVALSQGNLDEAEQSFRAVLGVLEDVPGPTSPQTLATRYELAKVLLERSGDTRTAEDEFEAVLELQQRVLGTEHVRTRRTLDQLDALRQRGKS